The following proteins come from a genomic window of Rattus norvegicus strain BN/NHsdMcwi chromosome 8, GRCr8, whole genome shotgun sequence:
- the Plscr1l1 gene encoding phospholipid scramblase 1-like isoform X1, whose amino-acid sequence MDLSTTSYESPPGLEYLLQIDHILIHQQFEFVEAILGFETANQYKIKDKLGQKVYYAIEDSNFLTRNCCGDNRPFSMRIIDNSGHEVITLQRPLRCDSCFCPCCLQKMEVQAPPGVPIGYIIQTWHPCRPKFTVQNEEKQDVLKIIGPIITCSFGGNVDFEIKSLDEAFVVGRISKHWSGFLKEILTDVDSFGIQFPLDLDVKIKAVMLGACFLIDFMFFESSRGQRPKLRLW is encoded by the exons ATGGATCTCAGCACTACCTCCTATGAATCACCACCTGGATTGGAATATTTACTTCAG ATAGATCATATTCTGATTCACCAGCAGTTTGAGTTTGTGGAAG cCATTTTAGGGTTTGAAACTGCTAACCAATATAAAATCAAGGACAAGCTGGGACAGAAGGTTTACTATGCCATCGAAGACTCTAATTTCTTAACACGTAATTGCTGTGGGGACAATAGACCTTTCTCCATGAGGATCATTGATAACTCAGGTCATGAAGTCATAACTCTACAAAGACCACTAAGATGTGATTCTTGTTTCTGCCCCTGCTGCCTCCAGAAG ATGGAAGTCCAAGCTCCTCCTGGTGTGCCAATCGGTTACATTATTCAAACCTGGCACCCATGCCGGCCAAAGTTTACAGTTCAAAATGAGGAGAAACAGGACGTTCTAAAAATTATTGGTCCAATCATCACTTGCAGCTTTGGAGGAAATGTAGATTTTGAG ATCAAATCTCTTGATGAAGCATTCGTGGTTGGCAGGATTTCCAAACACTGGTCTGGTTTTCTGAAGGAGATACTGACAGATGTAGACAGTTTTGGGATCCAGTTCCCTTTAGACCTTGATGTAAAGATAAAGGCTGTGATGCTTGGCGCCTGTTTCCTCATA GATTTCATGTTCTTTGAAAGCAGTAGAGGCCAGAGACCAAAACTACGATTATGGTAA
- the Plscr1l1 gene encoding phospholipid scramblase 1-like isoform X2: METLISYNGFPQAILGFETANQYKIKDKLGQKVYYAIEDSNFLTRNCCGDNRPFSMRIIDNSGHEVITLQRPLRCDSCFCPCCLQKMEVQAPPGVPIGYIIQTWHPCRPKFTVQNEEKQDVLKIIGPIITCSFGGNVDFEIKSLDEAFVVGRISKHWSGFLKEILTDVDSFGIQFPLDLDVKIKAVMLGACFLIDFMFFESSRGQRPKLRLW, from the exons ATGGAAACCTTGATCTCTTACAATGGCTTTCCTCAAG cCATTTTAGGGTTTGAAACTGCTAACCAATATAAAATCAAGGACAAGCTGGGACAGAAGGTTTACTATGCCATCGAAGACTCTAATTTCTTAACACGTAATTGCTGTGGGGACAATAGACCTTTCTCCATGAGGATCATTGATAACTCAGGTCATGAAGTCATAACTCTACAAAGACCACTAAGATGTGATTCTTGTTTCTGCCCCTGCTGCCTCCAGAAG ATGGAAGTCCAAGCTCCTCCTGGTGTGCCAATCGGTTACATTATTCAAACCTGGCACCCATGCCGGCCAAAGTTTACAGTTCAAAATGAGGAGAAACAGGACGTTCTAAAAATTATTGGTCCAATCATCACTTGCAGCTTTGGAGGAAATGTAGATTTTGAG ATCAAATCTCTTGATGAAGCATTCGTGGTTGGCAGGATTTCCAAACACTGGTCTGGTTTTCTGAAGGAGATACTGACAGATGTAGACAGTTTTGGGATCCAGTTCCCTTTAGACCTTGATGTAAAGATAAAGGCTGTGATGCTTGGCGCCTGTTTCCTCATA GATTTCATGTTCTTTGAAAGCAGTAGAGGCCAGAGACCAAAACTACGATTATGGTAA
- the Plscr1l1 gene encoding phospholipid scramblase 1-like isoform X3 produces the protein MRIIDNSGHEVITLQRPLRCDSCFCPCCLQKMEVQAPPGVPIGYIIQTWHPCRPKFTVQNEEKQDVLKIIGPIITCSFGGNVDFEIKSLDEAFVVGRISKHWSGFLKEILTDVDSFGIQFPLDLDVKIKAVMLGACFLIDFMFFESSRGQRPKLRLW, from the exons ATGAGGATCATTGATAACTCAGGTCATGAAGTCATAACTCTACAAAGACCACTAAGATGTGATTCTTGTTTCTGCCCCTGCTGCCTCCAGAAG ATGGAAGTCCAAGCTCCTCCTGGTGTGCCAATCGGTTACATTATTCAAACCTGGCACCCATGCCGGCCAAAGTTTACAGTTCAAAATGAGGAGAAACAGGACGTTCTAAAAATTATTGGTCCAATCATCACTTGCAGCTTTGGAGGAAATGTAGATTTTGAG ATCAAATCTCTTGATGAAGCATTCGTGGTTGGCAGGATTTCCAAACACTGGTCTGGTTTTCTGAAGGAGATACTGACAGATGTAGACAGTTTTGGGATCCAGTTCCCTTTAGACCTTGATGTAAAGATAAAGGCTGTGATGCTTGGCGCCTGTTTCCTCATA GATTTCATGTTCTTTGAAAGCAGTAGAGGCCAGAGACCAAAACTACGATTATGGTAA